The genomic stretch TGCGTCGCGGGTGACGGTCGACGCGAGTGGTGATGCGGACGTCGTCGCCATGGCAGGGCATGAATTCAGGCTGGGGAAGGACGGCCAGGTCCAGAATCCGACGATGATCTTTCGTCTGCAGGGTGTGGAAATCCGAAAGCTCCGTTCGGAATACGGACCCGACAGTATTATGCCGCTATATATAAGCCGGAAAATTAACGAGCTGTATGCAAGGGGCGAGTATTACCTGCCGCGCGCAAAGATTTTCCTGTTCGAGACGCCACGTCCCGGCGAGTTGCTGTGCAATGCTACGCGCCTGATCGGCTTGGACGGTCGGGAGTTGAACGCCGTCATTGCACAGGACCTTACGGAAGCCGAATTCGACGGCCGCAGGCAAGTTCGCGAGTACGCCCGGTTCCTGAAGGACTACGTCGCCGGCTGCGAGAACAGTTGGGTCAACGATACCGGCGTACAGGTCGGGGTTCGACAGACCCGCCAGCTTGTCGGCACGGAAGTCCTGAGCAATTCCGATGTCGAGTCGGCCCGCAAGCGCCCGGACGGCGTTGCCAGGTCGCCGTGGCCGATCGAGTTGCACAAGGGCGACAAGCCCAGGCTGGTCTGGATCATCGAGGACCACTACGATGTGCCGCTGAACTGTTTCGTTCCCCCGGGGGGCGAATCCCTGCTGGTTGCGGGCCGCTGCCTCTCGGCGCAACATGAGGCGATGGCCTCGGCTCGCGTGACAGCCCAGTGCTTTTCATACGGACATGCCGTGGGACACGCCGCGGCGATTGCCGTCAGGGAAGACCGGTCGACCCATGACCTGCCGGTCCAGCTCGTTCGCCGCAAGCTCAAGTCGGACGGAGCCCGCCTATGACTGCCGGGGCGATCGTTGACGAGTACTATCGCCGCATCGATTCGAACGATCTGGACTGGGTCGTCAGCCTGTTCAGCGAAGATGCAACCTACGTTCGGGCTGATTCGCGCCTTCAGGGAAAAGCGGAAATCGACAGGTTTTTTCGCACCCAGCGGCGCATTCGCGGCAAGCACGTCATCCACAGCATTGTCGCCGTCCGGGACCAGGTGTTCTGCAAGGGCGAATTCATCGGCAGGGGGGAAACCGGCGACAGGCGCCAGGTGCGATTCTTCGATGTGTGGCACTTCGATTCGAGCGGTAAGGTGCGGTTGAGGGAGACGTATCTCGCCCTGGGTCATGAGTACGTGAAGAGTTGAGCGGAACTTGGTCTGGCTTCTTCTACTCGTTCTCGTTGTCTGCCTGGTATTGAGCGGTACGGAATACGCGTACATTGTCGGGGCCGTTGCCGTCGTTCTTTTTCTCGTTACGGGGCACGGTGAGCACCTGATGATCGTGCCGCAGCGGGTTTTCAGTCAGCTGGATTCGTTTGCGCTCACCGCCTTGCCCATGTTCATACTCGCCGGCGAAATCATGGGACGGGGCGGCGTGACCCGATCCCTGATCGATTTCTCGCTATCGCTGATGGGGAAGATCCGCGGGGCGCTCGGGCACGTAAACATAATGACTTCGGTTTTCTTCGCCGGTGTCTCGGGCGCCGCGACGGCGGATGCGGCAGCCCTGGGCAATACGCTCGTACCGGCCATGCGCGAGCGCGGCTACAGGGGCGACTATGCGGCCTCCATTACCGCAGCCTCCGCGATCATCGGCCCGATCATCCCGCCCAGCATTATTCTGATCATGTACGGCGCACTCATGGAAACGGATATCGCGGCTCTCTTCGCGGCCGGCA from Gammaproteobacteria bacterium encodes the following:
- a CDS encoding FAD-dependent oxidoreductase, encoding MVLDKRPQQKLACDVLVVGGGAAGVAAAVTAARQGLAVALVERYGFCGGGAVAGMSGTICGIYEASDDKERPPRQVVHGFLDEFTAAMEARGGLTGPVRYGKTFTRVHDPLVWREVADHLLKDAGVRVLYHTIATDVLGDADDRVAGIVAYTKEGKLSIASRVTVDASGDADVVAMAGHEFRLGKDGQVQNPTMIFRLQGVEIRKLRSEYGPDSIMPLYISRKINELYARGEYYLPRAKIFLFETPRPGELLCNATRLIGLDGRELNAVIAQDLTEAEFDGRRQVREYARFLKDYVAGCENSWVNDTGVQVGVRQTRQLVGTEVLSNSDVESARKRPDGVARSPWPIELHKGDKPRLVWIIEDHYDVPLNCFVPPGGESLLVAGRCLSAQHEAMASARVTAQCFSYGHAVGHAAAIAVREDRSTHDLPVQLVRRKLKSDGARL
- a CDS encoding nuclear transport factor 2 family protein, with translation MTAGAIVDEYYRRIDSNDLDWVVSLFSEDATYVRADSRLQGKAEIDRFFRTQRRIRGKHVIHSIVAVRDQVFCKGEFIGRGETGDRRQVRFFDVWHFDSSGKVRLRETYLALGHEYVKS